One stretch of Prunus persica cultivar Lovell chromosome G1, Prunus_persica_NCBIv2, whole genome shotgun sequence DNA includes these proteins:
- the LOC18791112 gene encoding uncharacterized protein LOC18791112, whose amino-acid sequence MDLNKKSVLFSHDGEFMKNDHFGFGDTALCLNSPGSGGSNTTRYRCTRSTFNINSSSAPEDSCKLVLGLGPTPSAYCDDYYNFGSTKNRGLPTALSQGFASEGDSILQLGLSGGRLEASAMLDYSISGETDINVSYIQNQVSSEFTIPIVDEGSTSAKKSGGYMPSLLFAPRRESAKVSLLTQELLELGSKPQLRNEPSATADYSTGTISEQATTGTTSDHRTSNPKKCKFFGCRKGARGASGLCIGHGGGQRCQKPGCNKGAESRTAYCKAHGGGKRCQHLGCTKSAEGKTDYCIAHGGGKRCGYPGGCTKAARGRSGLCIRHGGGKRCKVDGCTRSAEGQAGLCISHGGGRRCQYQGCAKGAQGSTMYCKAHGGGKRCIFQGCTKGAEGSTPLCKGHGGGKRCLFDGGGICPKSVHGGTNFCVAHGGGKRCSVPGCTKSARGRTDCCVRHGGGKRCKFDNCGKSAQGSTDFCKAHGGGKRCTWEEGKCEKFARGKSGLCAAHSSMVQDREINKGGLIGPGLFHGLVSASSTAGSSFDNNHSSSGISVISDSVESLEKPGKRHLIPSQVLVPLSMKSSSSYSNFFGSEKPDEQRNEYGIGVDSSDGIKSLDFKIPEGRVHGGPLMSLFGGDLKNAIDGI is encoded by the coding sequence ATGGATTTGAACAAGAAGAGTGTACTATTTTCCCATGATGGGGAATTCATGAAAAATGACCACTTTGGCTTTGGCGATACAGCTCTATGCTTGAATAGCCCTGGCTCAGGTGGAAGCAACACAACCAGGTATAGGTGTACTCGAAGCACTTTCAACATTAACTCTTCCAGTGCACCCGAGGACAGCTGCAAATTGGTACTTGGATTGGGCCCAACACCAAGTGCCTACTGCGATGATTATTATAATTTCGGATCTACAAAGAACAGAGGATTACCCACTGCATTATCTCAGGGATTTGCATCTGAGGGTGATTCAATCCTCCAACTTGGTCTTTCTGGAGGGCGTCTTGAAGCTTCAGCTATGCTTGATTATTCAATTTCAGGAGAGACTGATATTAATGTATCCTATATCCAGAACCAAGTATCTTCTGAATTCACAATTCCAATTGTTGATGAGGGTTCTACTTCAGCCAAGAAATCAGGTGGTTATATGCCATCACTTCTTTTTGCTCCAAGAAGAGAAAGTGCCAAGGTTTCTCTGCTGACTCAAGAACTTTTAGAGCTCGGGTCCAAACCCCAGCTGAGAAATGAACCTTCTGCTACAGCAGATTACTCAACAGGAACAATCTCTGAGCAGGCAACCACAGGGACAACTTCAGACCACCGAACTAGCAATCCTAAGAAATGCAAATTTTTTGGCTGTAGAAAGGGAGCACGAGGGGCATCAGGTCTTTGTATTGGCCATGGGGGCGGACAGAGGTGTCAGAAACCTGGGTGCAACAAGGGTGCTGAGAGCCGAACAGCATACTGCAAGGCACATGGTGGAGGAAAGAGGTGCCAACACTTGGGGTGCACCAAAAGTGCTGAGGGGAAAACAGATTACTGCATAGCTCATGGTGGTGGCAAACGATGTGGTTATCCAGGTGGATGTACCAAGGCTGCTAGAGGAAGGTCAGGGCTTTGCATTAGACATGGTGGAGGGAAAAGATGTAAGGTTGATGGCTGCACTCGTAGTGCCGAAGGACAGGCTGGTTTATGCATCTCGCATGGCGGTGGTCGCCGTTGCCAGTACCAGGGATGTGCAAAGGGGGCGCAAGGGAGCACTATGTATTGCAAGGCACATGGTGGTGGAAAGCGTTGCATATTTCAAGGGTGCACCAAGGGTGCTGAAGGAAGTACACCACTATGCAAGGGACATGGTGGGGGGAAGCGCTGCCTTTTCGATGGTGGTGGGATTTGCCCTAAGAGTGTGCATGGAGGCACTAATTTCTGTGTTGCTCATGGTGGTGGAAAGAGGTGTTCTGTGCCAGGCTGCACAAAAAGCGCCCGTGGCCGTACTGACTGTTGTGTTAGACATGGTGGAGGTAAGAGGTGTAAGTTTGACAACTGTGGAAAAAGTGCCCAAGGGAGCACAGACTTCTGCAAGGCCCATGGTGGGGGTAAGCGGTGTACATGGGAAGAGGGTAAATGTGAAAAATTCGCCAGGGGAAAGAGTGGTTTATGTGCTGCTCATAGCAGCATGGTGCAGGACCGGGAGATAAATAAGGGAGGTCTCATTGGACCAGGACTTTTCCATGGGCTTGTATCTGCGTCTTCAACAGCAGGAAGCAGCTTTGATAACAATCATTCTTCTTCAGGAATCAGTGTCATATCTGACAGCGTTGAATCACTGGAAAAGCCAGGAAAAAGACATCTCATACCCTCGCAGGTATTGGTTCCACTATCGATGAAGTCTTCCTCATCCTATTCAAATTTCTTCGGTTCTGAGAAGCCTGATGAACAGAGAAACGAGTATGGCATTGGTGTCGATAGTAGTGACGGAATAAAGAGCTTGGACTTTAAAATTCCAGAAGGGAGGGTCCATGGAGGACCCCTCATGTCACTATTTGGTGGTGACCTGAAAAATGCTATTGATGGCATCTGA
- the LOC18791192 gene encoding uncharacterized protein At5g08430 yields MKTWKRQRKEEKMVSNEEREAEDWCFICKDGGDLMLCDYKDCVKVYHPGCVGKKKSFIDTGKSWTCRKHSCSLCLDTPRFCCYCCPNSVCQHCISGSEFTVVRGKKGFCKYCLKLVLLAEENSEYGLDGEKIDFKDRDTFECLFKEYWEIIKGKEGLSLDDVYSADVDSIKIGESEEDIDLTTPNSDADSTELQRSMGKRKAPKEQEYLGWGSKPLIDFLRSIGKDTTKQLSQYDLDSIIFAYIRDRNLFHPEKKRKVLCDDKLYSIFRKKSLDRIKIYGLLGAHISENLVLLDENTSEDEDENKLEDKKKDTMIVGKKGTVSSDITSLENEVSPSVRQSRFASLVTDNIKLLYLRRSLLEELLKQPENSESKIQGSFVRVKNDQRDYLQRNSHQLLQVEGIRKISSTNEMNGEILLQVSNIPRDIPIFMLSDVDFTEDECEDLRQNVTNGMLRKPTVVELQQKARDLHEDITKHRIERELVRLQKYIDRANEKGWRRELCEYLDQRELLKQPSEQARLLKQVPKVIAEVLEDESRSVDSIEVDKQGNLE; encoded by the exons ATGAAGACATGGAAGAGGCAGAGGAAGGAAGAGAAGATGGTGTCaaacgaggagagagaggcagaggaTTGGTGCTTCATCTGCAAAGATGGTGGAGACCTCATGTTATGTGACTACAA GGACTGTGTAAAAGTTTATCATCCTGGATGTGTTGGCAAAAAGAAATCCTTCATTGATACTGGAAAGAGCTGGACTTGTA GGAAGCATTCTTGTTCACTGTGCCTTGATACCCCCAGGTTTTGCTGCTATTGTTGTCCGAATTCAGTATGTCAACATTGCATAAGCGGTTCCGAGTTTACAGTGGTTAGAGGGAAGAAAGGCTTTTGCAAGTACTGTTTGAAGCTTGTGTTACTTGCAGAAGAAAACTCAGAATACGGTTTAGATGGG GAAAAAATAGACTTTAAGgatcgggatacttttgaatgCCTATTCAAAGAATATTGGGAAATCataaaaggaaaggaaggTTTGAGTTTGGATGATGTCTATTCTGCAGATGTTGATTCAATAAAAATTGGTGAGAGTGAAGAAGATATTGACCTGACAACACCTAATAGTGACGCTGATAGTACAGAACTTCAGAGGTCGATGGGAAAAAGGAAGGCGCCAAAGGAACAAGAATATCTCGGATGGGGATCGAAACCTCTCATTGATTTCCTCAGATCCATTGGTAAAGATACAACTAAACAGTTATCACAGTATGATTTGGACTCTATCATCTTTGCTTACATCAGAGATAGAAACCTATTTCACcctgaaaagaagagaaaggttCTATGTGATGATAAGCTGTATTCTATTTTCAGAAAGAAGTCACTAGATAGGATAAAAATATATGGTCTTTTGGGGGCACATATTAGTGAGAACTTGGTATTATTGGATGAGAATACAAGTGAGGatgaagatgaaaataaattggaaGACAAGAAGAAAGATACAATGATAGTAGGGAAGAAGGGAACAGTAAGCTCAGATATAACATCACTTGAAAATGAAGTGAGTCCTAGTGTCCGACAAAGTCGTTTTGCATCTTTAGTGACTGATAACATCAAGCTTCTCTACTTAAGAAGGAGCTTACTGGAGGAGTTACTGAAGCAGCCTGAAAATTCTGAAAGCAAGATTCAAGGAAGTTTTGTGAGAGTGAAAAATGACCAAAGAGACTATCTTCAGAGAAATTCTCACCAACTTCTACAAGTTGAAG GCATAAGGAAAATCTCAAGTACTAATGAAATGAATGGTGAAATTCTCCTGCAAGTTTCCAATATTCCAAGAGATATTCCCATTTTTATGCTGTCAGATGTTGACTTCACTGAG GATGAATGTGAGGATTTGAGACAAAATGTGACAAATGGCATGCTGAGGAAACCTACAGTT GTTGAGCTTCAACAGAAGGCAAGAGATCTCCATGAGGACATAACTAAGCAt CGGATTGAGCGAGAGTTGGTCAGGTTACAGAAGTACATTGATCGGGCAAATGAGAAAGGATGGAGAAGAGA GTTATGCGAATATTTGGACCAAAGAGAGCTGCTAAAGCAACCGTCTGAACAGGCTCGACTATTAAAACAGGTGCCAAAGGTCATTGCAGAGGTTTTAGAGGATGAATCTCGTTCCGTAGACTCCATAGAAGTTGATAAGCAAGGAAATCTGGAATAG
- the LOC18791109 gene encoding mRNA decay activator protein ZFP36 yields MEGFHSNSKMAKLLKGNLENVDLNSPLFRYLCAQSQSQSPMDALKQRRRHLSPLSPLSPLENLMERSPPSIVYRTPVRGVQREEVLVMDGVLVTGGGRSSRSASDLSSSSSSSDSSGNILYKTDLCRSWEDSGSCRYTSKGQIAPGKEKPRPTRFPVKNKSETLMCKSYTGTRLCTPSPKSNFVHPVMAISVTEAASATTQAASSTAPKATMKTPTTTISFLDWSPQDDGIEVVLPYSSTGTPPSREDISSYITDVLCGPTTRRILPVFAEICPE; encoded by the exons ATGGAAGGTTTTCACAGCAACTCGAAAATGGCGAAACTGCTAAAAGGAAACTTGGAGAATGTGGACCTCAACTCGCCATTGTTCAGGTACTTGTGCGCTCAATCTCAGAGTCAGTCGCCGATGGACGCCTTGAAGCAGCGTCGTCGCCACCTCTCGCCGCTCTCGCCGCTCTCGCCTTTGGAGAATCTGATGGAGAGGTCGCCGCCTTCGATAGTTTATAGAACGCCGGTGAGAGGGGTGCAGAGGGAGGAGGTTCTGGTCATGGACGGTGTTTTAGTCACCGGAGGAGGAAGGAGCTCAAGGTCTGCTTCTGATCtgtcgtcatcttcttcttcttcggaTTCTTCGGGGAATATTCTGTACAAGACCGACCTTTGCAGGTCCTGGGAGGATTCTGGAAGCTGCCGCTACACCTCCAAAGGCCag attgcaccaggaaaagaaaagccaCGCCCAACTCGTTTCCCTGTCAAGAACAAATCTGAG ACACTGATGTGCAAGTCATACACTGGCACAAGATTATGCACACCCAGCCCAAAGTCTAATTTTGTCCATCCGGTCATGGCCATTTCTGTTACAGAAGCAGCATCAGCCACAACACAAGCAGCTTCGTCGACTGCACCCAAAGCCACCATGAAGACTCCCACTACTACCATCAGCTTCCTGGACTGGTCACCTCAAGATGATGGCATTGAGGTTGTGTTGCCGTATTCTTCAACTGGAACACCTCCATCAAGGGAAGATATAAGTTCCTACATCACTGATGTTCTTTGTGGCCCCACTACAAGAAGGATATTACCAGTGTTTGCTGAAATTTGCCCAGAGTAG